A window from Eriocheir sinensis breed Jianghai 21 unplaced genomic scaffold, ASM2467909v1 Scaffold1568, whole genome shotgun sequence encodes these proteins:
- the LOC126990344 gene encoding cuticle protein AMP4-like — MRTVAFLAAVALVAAAPTAPQEEEEEKRPILILLDERTPPEGAAYSFAMETENGISFSEVGAEGSAGQANVKGVYRYKQDDGTVAEVRYVADEGGFQPESSLIPVAPAFPHPIPLFVQEQILFAEEQRRLKALEEQKEQEENKAEEEAK, encoded by the exons ATGAGGACT GTCGCCTTCCTCGCCGCCGTGGCTCTCGTGGCCGCCGCCCCCACCGCgccgcaggaggaagaggaagagaagaggcccATCCTCATCCTGCTGGACGAACGCACGCCGCCAGAGGGAGCCGCCTACTCGTTCGCGATGGAGACGGAGAACGGCATCTCCTTCAGCGAGGTGGGCGCGGAGGGCAGCGCGGGGCAGGCCAACGTGAAGGGCGTGTACAG GTACAAGCAGGACGACGGCACGGTGGCTGAGGTGCGCTACGTGGCGGACGAGGGAGGGTTCCAGCCGGAGTCCTCCTTGATCCCCGTGGCACCGGCCTTCCCACACCCCATCCCGCTCTTCGTCCAGGAACAGATTCTCTTCGCCGAGGAGCAGCGCCGCCTGAAGGCCCTcgaggagcagaaagagcaggaggagaacaaggcagaggaggaagcgaAATAG